Proteins encoded in a region of the Zunongwangia endophytica genome:
- a CDS encoding SDR family oxidoreductase — MSALKGKVAFITGGSKGIGYGVAEALLNQGFKVAITSRTLESAQDAAKELESKGEIIGLEADVRSYESQQKAVKAAVDKFGKLDLLVANAGVGKFNSIEDMTPEEWNATIETNLTGVFYSVKSTLEELVKTEGYVISISSLAGTNYFAGGAAYNASKFGLTGFSQAIMLDLRQKGVKVSTIMPGSVATHFNGHTPSDEDAWKIQKEDIGELVVDLMKMNPRTLPSKIEVRPSKPPKK; from the coding sequence ATGAGTGCTTTAAAAGGAAAAGTTGCATTTATAACCGGTGGAAGTAAAGGTATAGGTTACGGAGTAGCCGAAGCTTTATTAAATCAGGGCTTTAAAGTAGCTATAACCAGTAGAACATTAGAGTCTGCACAGGATGCTGCGAAAGAATTAGAAAGCAAAGGAGAAATTATTGGTCTGGAAGCAGATGTTAGAAGTTACGAAAGTCAGCAAAAAGCTGTAAAAGCTGCGGTAGATAAATTTGGTAAATTAGATTTATTAGTTGCCAATGCAGGCGTAGGGAAATTCAATTCTATCGAAGATATGACTCCGGAAGAATGGAATGCAACCATAGAAACAAATCTTACCGGTGTATTTTACAGCGTAAAATCTACTTTAGAAGAATTAGTGAAAACTGAAGGTTACGTAATTAGTATTTCTAGTCTTGCAGGAACAAATTACTTTGCGGGCGGCGCGGCCTATAACGCTAGTAAATTTGGGTTGACCGGATTTTCACAAGCGATAATGCTAGATCTTAGACAAAAAGGTGTAAAAGTAAGTACGATCATGCCAGGATCTGTGGCTACTCATTTTAATGGACATACGCCAAGCGACGAAGATGCATGGAAAATACAGAAAGAAGATATTGGTGAATTAGTGGTAGATTTAATGAAAATGAATCCTAGAACCTTACCTAGTAAAATCGAAGTTCGACCATCTAAGCCACCAAAAAAGTAA
- a CDS encoding ArsO family NAD(P)H-dependent flavin-containing monooxygenase: protein MVYDVIIIGGGQSGLTCAYYLRRTSLKYLILDSNKECGGSWAKNWENLDLFSAAKHSSLPGWLMPKTKREYPTKEEAINYLCAYEKRYDFPIKRGIKIQNIEKEKDLFLLNSKDQNFSAKCIISATGTQSKPIIPTISGTNKFRGLQFHSSEYHKAENFSNKKVLVVGEGNSGAQILAQLSKVTTTRWAVKNKPEFLPDDIDGKELFDQASAKYRAKKEGKEYKPKNYNIGSIVMVSQVKEARDRGVYNDFNYIEAITKNGVKWQDGKEENFDAIIWCTGFGYATDYLKNLVEIDQYGKIRTDYTSAQDISGLWLVGFGQWTGFASATLIGVGRSARKTVSEIEAFLSKSN, encoded by the coding sequence ATGGTTTATGATGTTATAATTATTGGCGGTGGCCAAAGCGGATTAACCTGTGCTTATTATCTTAGAAGAACTTCGCTGAAATACCTCATCCTTGATTCCAACAAAGAATGCGGTGGATCCTGGGCAAAGAACTGGGAGAATTTGGACCTATTTTCAGCTGCTAAGCATAGTTCGCTTCCCGGTTGGCTAATGCCTAAGACTAAAAGGGAATATCCTACCAAAGAAGAGGCAATTAATTATTTATGCGCGTATGAAAAACGTTACGACTTCCCGATTAAAAGAGGAATTAAAATTCAGAATATAGAAAAAGAGAAAGATTTATTTCTTCTGAATAGCAAAGATCAAAATTTCAGTGCAAAATGCATTATCTCAGCCACAGGAACACAATCAAAACCAATTATCCCAACTATTAGTGGAACAAATAAGTTTAGAGGATTACAATTTCATTCTTCAGAATATCATAAAGCCGAAAATTTCAGCAATAAAAAAGTATTAGTAGTAGGAGAGGGGAATAGCGGCGCTCAAATCTTAGCGCAACTTTCAAAAGTCACTACAACCAGATGGGCAGTAAAGAATAAACCTGAATTTTTACCAGATGATATAGATGGAAAAGAGCTGTTCGATCAGGCTTCTGCAAAATATAGAGCTAAAAAAGAAGGAAAAGAATATAAACCGAAAAACTACAATATTGGCAGTATTGTCATGGTTTCGCAGGTTAAAGAAGCTCGGGATCGCGGAGTTTATAATGACTTCAACTATATTGAAGCGATTACTAAAAATGGTGTAAAATGGCAGGATGGTAAGGAAGAAAATTTTGACGCCATAATTTGGTGCACCGGTTTTGGATACGCTACAGACTATTTAAAAAATTTGGTTGAAATTGACCAATATGGAAAGATAAGAACCGATTACACTTCAGCACAAGATATATCAGGATTATGGTTGGTAGGTTTTGGCCAATGGACGGGATTCGCATCTGCAACCTTAATTGGCGTTGGAAGATCGGCAAGAAAAACAGTTTCAGAAATAGAAGCTTTTTTAAGCAAAAGTAATTAA
- a CDS encoding NADP-dependent oxidoreductase, translating into MSKVITLKERPSGKPEEKNFEFKTEDKPEIGEGEILLESKYISVDPYLRGRMRDEDSYIPPFKIDEPLASMVVAEVIESKSNDFEKGDHVSGMLDWKEIQKHTGEGLNKITNKDVPLSAYLGILGLTGLTAYLALETIGKLKEGETLLVSGAAGAVGSVVGQIGKIKGCRVVGIAGTDEKIDHIKSKFGFDAGINYKTTENIKEDIAKACPDGVDVYFDNVGGDILDAAMQNINDFARIINCGAISIYNKEEVPKGMRLEGIMVKKRALMQGFIVRDHADQFQDAIKQLGSWLADDKLKFDETKREGFDNVPKAFIEIFEGKNTGKMLVKV; encoded by the coding sequence ATGAGTAAAGTAATCACATTAAAGGAAAGACCTTCCGGAAAACCAGAAGAGAAAAACTTCGAATTTAAAACGGAAGACAAACCTGAAATTGGAGAAGGTGAGATTCTTTTGGAATCGAAATATATTTCTGTAGATCCATATTTAAGAGGAAGAATGCGAGATGAAGATTCTTATATTCCTCCTTTTAAAATTGATGAGCCATTAGCTTCGATGGTTGTAGCTGAGGTGATCGAATCTAAATCTAATGATTTTGAAAAAGGAGATCACGTAAGCGGAATGTTAGATTGGAAAGAAATCCAGAAACATACCGGTGAAGGTTTAAACAAAATCACCAATAAAGATGTACCACTTTCAGCGTATTTAGGAATTCTTGGCTTAACTGGTTTAACTGCTTATTTAGCTTTAGAAACTATCGGAAAGCTTAAAGAAGGAGAAACACTATTGGTATCTGGTGCTGCTGGAGCTGTAGGAAGTGTTGTTGGGCAAATAGGAAAAATTAAAGGTTGTCGTGTTGTAGGTATCGCCGGAACTGATGAAAAAATTGATCATATAAAATCCAAATTTGGCTTTGATGCCGGGATCAATTATAAAACGACAGAAAATATTAAGGAAGATATCGCAAAAGCCTGTCCAGATGGTGTCGATGTTTATTTTGATAATGTTGGTGGCGATATTCTAGATGCTGCAATGCAAAATATTAATGATTTTGCTCGTATTATAAATTGTGGTGCTATTTCAATTTACAATAAAGAAGAAGTACCTAAAGGAATGCGTTTAGAAGGTATTATGGTAAAAAAACGTGCTTTAATGCAAGGTTTTATAGTTCGTGATCATGCAGATCAATTTCAGGATGCTATCAAGCAATTAGGAAGCTGGCTTGCTGATGATAAGTTGAAGTTTGATGAAACGAAACGAGAAGGTTTCGATAATGTACCAAAAGCATTTATCGAAATATTTGAAGGTAAAAATACCGGTAAAATGCTCGTTAAAGTTTAA
- a CDS encoding SDR family oxidoreductase, translated as MSIKGKTIIITGASSGIGEATAKKLSKEGANVVISARREDRLKSLKEAIEKEGGKALVVTADVTKKEDFENVAKLAKAEFGSIDALINNAGLMPLSYVKNLHTDEWNTMVDVNIKGVLNGVAAVLPTMKEQKSGHIVNISSSAGNKIYPGGAIYCATKAAVKMFTEGLRMELAPNFGIKATSIEPGAVDTELTDTITDDEIKEDFVSSLNDLTPLESEDIAEAIYYALSQPGRANINEVYVMPTEQPQ; from the coding sequence ATGAGTATTAAGGGAAAAACAATCATTATTACTGGAGCTTCAAGCGGAATTGGCGAAGCAACTGCAAAAAAACTATCTAAAGAAGGTGCTAACGTGGTAATTAGTGCCAGAAGAGAAGATCGTCTTAAGTCTTTAAAAGAAGCGATCGAAAAAGAAGGCGGTAAGGCTTTAGTGGTAACTGCAGACGTTACTAAAAAAGAAGATTTCGAAAATGTTGCAAAATTGGCAAAAGCGGAATTTGGAAGTATTGATGCGTTAATTAACAATGCTGGTTTAATGCCATTATCTTACGTGAAAAATTTACATACCGATGAGTGGAATACTATGGTAGATGTAAATATTAAAGGCGTATTAAACGGTGTGGCAGCAGTACTACCAACTATGAAAGAGCAGAAGTCTGGACATATTGTAAATATTTCTTCTTCAGCAGGGAACAAAATTTATCCTGGTGGAGCTATTTATTGCGCTACAAAAGCGGCAGTAAAAATGTTTACTGAAGGATTAAGAATGGAATTAGCTCCAAACTTCGGAATTAAAGCAACTTCTATCGAACCTGGTGCTGTAGATACAGAGTTGACAGACACTATCACCGATGATGAAATTAAGGAAGACTTTGTTTCTAGCCTTAACGATTTAACTCCGTTGGAATCTGAAGATATTGCTGAAGCAATTTACTATGCACTTTCGCAACCAGGAAGAGCAAATATTAATGAAGTTTACGTGATGCCAACAGAGCAACCACAATAA
- a CDS encoding ArsR/SmtB family transcription factor, with amino-acid sequence MGITKSEIFSESQNKIASMAKVLGHPARIAILQQIIKSKSCICGDLVSEIGLAQPTISQHLRELKNIGIIKGDIEGTRVCYCIDEEKWNEIRDLLGAFFQQEICGKDCC; translated from the coding sequence ATGGGCATTACAAAATCCGAAATTTTTAGTGAAAGTCAGAATAAAATAGCTTCGATGGCTAAAGTTTTGGGTCATCCGGCTAGAATTGCGATTCTTCAGCAAATTATTAAATCTAAAAGTTGTATTTGTGGTGATCTGGTTTCAGAAATTGGTCTCGCACAACCTACAATATCGCAACATCTTAGAGAATTAAAGAATATCGGGATCATAAAAGGAGATATTGAAGGAACACGCGTTTGCTATTGCATAGATGAAGAAAAATGGAACGAGATTCGTGATTTATTGGGTGCATTTTTTCAGCAGGAAATCTGCGGAAAGGATTGTTGCTAA
- a CDS encoding YqaA family protein — MKKDAKSRKKSRLRLMHQYYKYTGFYSFVWKSLKKAILPIALFIGALFALDYFVLDIEDTLVMVTESYSPLVILSIFFASESILGLIPPELFIAWAGKSASPILFLSFLAVASYAGGIVSYYIGRGITKIPSVSEAMEVKLAQHIKNTRKWGGFLIIVGALLPIPFAITSIAAGIIRFPFGSYLMFGLLRFVRFYLYALVIFEMV; from the coding sequence ATGAAGAAAGATGCGAAGTCTAGAAAAAAATCGAGACTGCGCTTAATGCACCAATATTATAAATATACGGGGTTTTATAGTTTTGTTTGGAAAAGTCTAAAAAAAGCTATTTTACCGATTGCATTATTTATAGGTGCTTTATTTGCTTTAGATTATTTTGTACTTGATATAGAGGATACTTTGGTAATGGTGACAGAAAGCTATTCTCCATTAGTAATCCTTAGCATCTTTTTTGCCAGCGAATCGATTTTGGGGCTAATCCCTCCTGAATTATTTATTGCTTGGGCGGGTAAATCTGCAAGCCCAATTTTATTTCTTTCCTTTTTAGCCGTTGCTTCTTATGCAGGTGGAATCGTTTCCTATTATATAGGACGCGGAATAACTAAAATTCCCAGCGTAAGTGAAGCGATGGAAGTTAAACTTGCACAACACATTAAAAATACCCGAAAATGGGGTGGCTTTTTAATTATTGTAGGTGCTTTGCTTCCTATTCCTTTTGCTATTACAAGTATCGCTGCCGGAATTATTAGATTCCCTTTTGGTAGTTATCTTATGTTTGGGCTTTTACGCTTTGTTCGTTTCTATCTTTATGCGCTTGTAATCTTCGAAATGGTTTAA